The Candidatus Uhrbacteria bacterium genome has a segment encoding these proteins:
- the raiA gene encoding ribosome-associated translation inhibitor RaiA has product MTINILAKDIELTPAIREYAEEKMQSLEKYLESIRHTDVEVGMAEGHQHSGKIFMCKANVQIGGETILVEREADDLYKAIDKVKDHLRETITQWKKKMEERDKS; this is encoded by the coding sequence ATGACTATCAATATTCTTGCAAAGGACATCGAGCTTACGCCGGCTATCAGAGAATACGCCGAGGAAAAGATGCAGAGCTTGGAAAAATATCTAGAATCCATCCGACATACCGATGTTGAGGTTGGTATGGCGGAAGGTCATCAGCATTCCGGAAAAATCTTCATGTGCAAGGCGAATGTACAGATTGGCGGCGAAACGATTTTGGTTGAGCGCGAGGCGGATGATCTCTATAAGGCGATTGATAAGGTAAAAGATCATTTGCGCGAGACAATTACGCAATGGAAAAAGAAAATGGAGGAGCGCGATAAGTCCTAA
- the secA gene encoding preprotein translocase subunit SecA — MKFLTKLFGDPNAREVARLRAIVEQAKTHEAAMQALADSDFGSKTAEFKERLAKGESSDAFLPEAFALVREVSRRKLGQRQYDAQLIGGLALHRGMIAEMRTGEGKTLTATAPVYLNALSGKGVHVITVNDYLARRDAVWMGQVYHALGLSVACIQHAGSFVYDPEFKAEEKHDENRDATGSFRVDMDYLRPVSRREAYAADITYGTNNEFGFDFLRDNMVQRAEEMVQRELHYAVVDEVDSILIDEARTPLIISAPAEEATEEYFRFADVVGKLVQEEDYKLDEKQRASTLTEAGVAKLERLLNIENLYVQGGMRTVHHIEQALRAKALFKLDRDYVVRDGEVMIVDEFTGRLMPGRRYSEGLHQAIEAKERVKVQRESITLATITFQNYFRLYEKLSGMTGTAATEAEEFHKIYKLEVLSIPTNKDNQRIDLPDRVYKNEIGKFRAAVREIKMRHETGQPVLVGTVSIEKNELLSELLRQEGVPHEVLNAKNHAREAEIIAQAGRKGAVTVATNMAGRGVDILLGGNPPTQEEADEVRKLGGLHVLGTERHESRRIDNQLRGRSGRQGDPGSTQFYVSMEDDLMRIFGSDRMKSMMERLGVPEDEAIENKVLTSSLAAAQRKVEGHNFDIRKHLLEYDDVLNKHRMVIYKKRRDLLKASMERTENNESPLKPLIMEMVEGEVEQMVSFHTSAENAADWDLDQLAEAASAILPKGVDVRGQLQAASENKDGRENLVLMRTALVETLLKLAREAYEALSKQAGDPGLQAEVEKAVAVRALDDLWIAHLENMDYLRHGVGLQGYGQRDPLVEYKREAYRMFHGLLGTLNQRVASTIFKVQIARETAEEELRRLQSQAKPIELSGPQKETESVSVPSSEEKKAMGDVGRNDPCPCGSGKKYKKCHGV, encoded by the coding sequence ATGAAGTTTCTTACCAAGCTGTTTGGTGACCCGAATGCGCGTGAAGTGGCGCGATTGCGGGCTATCGTCGAGCAGGCCAAAACGCATGAAGCTGCCATGCAGGCTCTTGCAGATAGTGATTTTGGCTCCAAGACGGCTGAGTTTAAGGAACGTTTGGCAAAAGGCGAGTCGAGCGATGCGTTTTTGCCAGAAGCTTTTGCCTTGGTACGCGAGGTTTCACGCCGCAAGCTTGGTCAGCGTCAGTATGACGCGCAGTTGATCGGTGGATTAGCGCTGCATCGCGGAATGATTGCGGAAATGCGTACGGGTGAAGGAAAGACGCTTACCGCTACGGCGCCGGTGTATTTGAATGCGCTTTCCGGAAAGGGTGTGCACGTTATTACGGTGAACGATTATCTTGCACGACGCGACGCGGTTTGGATGGGTCAGGTGTATCACGCGCTTGGACTTTCTGTTGCGTGTATCCAGCATGCGGGAAGTTTTGTGTATGACCCGGAATTCAAAGCCGAGGAAAAACATGACGAGAATCGCGACGCGACCGGATCATTCCGTGTCGACATGGATTATTTGCGTCCGGTTTCGCGTCGCGAGGCTTATGCGGCTGATATCACCTACGGAACCAACAATGAATTTGGTTTCGACTTTTTGCGTGACAACATGGTTCAGCGCGCAGAAGAAATGGTTCAGCGTGAATTGCATTATGCGGTAGTCGATGAAGTCGACTCGATTTTGATCGATGAAGCGCGCACGCCTCTTATCATCAGTGCTCCGGCGGAAGAAGCGACGGAAGAATATTTCCGTTTTGCCGATGTGGTCGGAAAGTTGGTGCAGGAAGAAGATTATAAGCTCGATGAAAAACAGCGTGCATCGACATTGACCGAGGCAGGTGTTGCCAAGCTTGAGCGCTTGTTGAATATCGAGAATTTGTATGTTCAGGGCGGCATGCGCACGGTGCATCATATTGAGCAGGCTTTGCGCGCCAAGGCTTTGTTTAAACTTGATCGCGATTATGTGGTGCGTGACGGAGAAGTGATGATTGTGGATGAATTTACGGGCCGTTTGATGCCGGGACGCCGTTATTCAGAAGGTTTGCATCAGGCTATCGAGGCCAAGGAACGCGTGAAAGTTCAGCGCGAGTCGATTACGCTGGCGACGATTACGTTCCAAAACTATTTCCGTTTGTACGAGAAGCTTTCTGGAATGACGGGTACCGCTGCAACGGAAGCAGAAGAATTCCACAAGATTTACAAGTTGGAGGTTTTGTCGATTCCGACGAATAAAGATAATCAGCGTATCGATCTGCCGGATCGTGTTTATAAGAACGAGATCGGTAAGTTTCGTGCCGCTGTGCGCGAGATCAAGATGCGTCATGAAACGGGTCAGCCGGTGCTGGTTGGTACCGTGTCGATCGAGAAGAACGAATTGCTTTCGGAATTGCTTCGCCAGGAAGGCGTGCCGCATGAAGTGTTGAATGCCAAGAACCATGCGCGTGAAGCCGAGATTATCGCTCAGGCAGGTCGTAAGGGTGCGGTAACCGTGGCAACGAACATGGCTGGCCGTGGTGTCGATATTTTGCTTGGTGGAAATCCTCCGACGCAGGAAGAGGCAGATGAGGTGCGCAAACTTGGCGGTTTGCATGTGCTTGGTACGGAGCGTCATGAGTCGCGTCGTATCGATAATCAGCTGCGAGGACGTTCTGGCCGTCAGGGTGATCCTGGTTCAACGCAGTTTTACGTCTCGATGGAGGATGATTTGATGCGCATCTTTGGATCGGATCGCATGAAGTCGATGATGGAGCGCTTGGGTGTGCCGGAAGATGAAGCGATCGAAAATAAAGTATTAACAAGCTCGCTTGCTGCGGCCCAGCGCAAAGTGGAAGGTCATAACTTTGATATCCGTAAGCACTTGCTTGAGTATGATGACGTGCTTAATAAGCATCGCATGGTGATCTACAAGAAGCGCCGCGATTTATTGAAGGCGAGCATGGAGCGCACGGAAAACAATGAAAGCCCGCTCAAGCCGCTTATTATGGAGATGGTGGAGGGAGAAGTTGAACAGATGGTTTCCTTCCATACGTCGGCCGAGAATGCGGCGGATTGGGATTTGGATCAGCTTGCAGAAGCTGCGTCCGCGATTTTGCCTAAAGGCGTTGATGTCCGAGGACAATTACAAGCGGCGAGCGAGAATAAGGATGGCCGCGAGAATCTTGTCTTGATGCGTACGGCTTTGGTCGAGACGCTGCTTAAGCTTGCTCGTGAAGCCTATGAAGCCTTGAGCAAGCAGGCGGGTGATCCTGGTTTGCAGGCGGAAGTTGAAAAAGCGGTTGCGGTGCGTGCGCTTGATGATCTTTGGATTGCGCATTTGGAGAACATGGATTATCTCCGTCATGGTGTTGGTTTGCAGGGTTATGGCCAACGTGATCCGCTCGTTGAGTATAAGCGCGAGGCGTATCGCATGTTCCATGGATTGCTTGGCACATTGAATCAGCGCGTTGCGTCGACTATTTTTAAGGTGCAAATTGCCCGCGAGACGGCTGAAGAGGAATTGCGCCGATTGCAGTCGCAGGCCAAGCCGATTGAGTTATCGGGCCCGCAGAAAGAGACAGAGAGCGTTTCTGTGCCATCATCGGAGGAAAAGAAAGCGATGGGGGATGTTGGGAGAAATGATCCGTGTCCTTGCGGAAGTGGAAAGAAGTATAAGAAGTGTCACGGGGTGTAG
- the murB gene encoding UDP-N-acetylmuramate dehydrogenase has protein sequence MMPLTEEKIAAFYARIPSVQRDEPMAKRTSFRVGGNAKLHVTANSSESLIEAVTAALDFDIPFYVYGGGSNLLVSDDGYEGVMIQAGNRMITLHASRVTVEAGAITGMVARQSVDAGLTGFEWAIGVLGTIGGAVYGNAGCYGGEMKDSVLSVEVFDLNTHERKMLSNSECEFVYRGSMFKHRPYLILSTTLQLKPTSDIVAGKTRMEEIMKMRKEKQPLDASSAGCAFKNFEFSDESALDILKRSVEVPESMIKNKSVSAGWLIDQAGMMGESVGDAQVSTKHGNFFLNKGQARAQDILALISRVKMKVRDEFGIEMQEEVQLVGF, from the coding sequence ATGATGCCGCTTACGGAAGAAAAGATTGCTGCGTTTTATGCGCGTATTCCATCGGTACAGCGGGATGAGCCGATGGCAAAACGGACGAGCTTTCGTGTTGGAGGAAATGCCAAATTGCACGTCACAGCCAATTCATCTGAATCGTTGATTGAAGCGGTGACGGCCGCCTTGGATTTTGATATCCCGTTTTATGTCTATGGCGGGGGATCGAATTTGCTGGTGTCTGACGATGGTTATGAGGGTGTGATGATTCAGGCGGGGAATCGTATGATCACGCTTCACGCTTCACGCGTCACGGTTGAGGCTGGGGCAATCACGGGAATGGTAGCGAGGCAGTCAGTCGACGCAGGGCTGACGGGGTTTGAGTGGGCGATTGGGGTGTTAGGGACGATTGGTGGCGCCGTGTATGGAAATGCGGGTTGTTACGGTGGGGAGATGAAGGATTCGGTGCTATCGGTGGAAGTTTTTGATTTGAATACGCATGAGAGAAAAATGCTATCGAATAGCGAGTGCGAGTTTGTGTATCGCGGGAGCATGTTTAAGCATCGTCCGTATCTTATTTTGTCGACAACATTGCAGTTGAAACCTACGAGCGATATCGTCGCGGGAAAAACGCGCATGGAAGAAATTATGAAGATGCGGAAAGAGAAGCAGCCTTTAGATGCATCGAGTGCTGGTTGCGCGTTCAAGAATTTTGAATTTAGCGATGAATCGGCGCTGGATATTTTGAAACGTTCGGTAGAAGTTCCGGAATCGATGATCAAAAATAAATCCGTGTCAGCGGGTTGGTTGATCGACCAAGCGGGAATGATGGGCGAGTCTGTCGGCGATGCGCAAGTGAGTACAAAGCATGGAAATTTTTTCTTGAACAAGGGGCAGGCTCGTGCGCAGGATATTTTGGCGTTGATTTCTCGAGTAAAAATGAAGGTTCGGGACGAGTTCGGTATCGAGATGCAGGAGGAGGTGCAATTGGTTGGGTTTTAG
- a CDS encoding non-canonical purine NTP pyrophosphatase, translating to MIYFITGNDKKFAEMKAVLPEIERMDIDLPEIQAMDSQAIIRAKLQEALRHTDGECIVEDTSVSLECLNGLPGPLIKWFLLKMGIEGLASMAEKLGNDRAIATVVIGYAKNADEVMFFEGSIPGRIVQPRGDRSFGWDPIFLPDGFDQTFAEMGVEEKSAVSMRRIAAEKLAKHLQQ from the coding sequence ATGATCTATTTCATCACTGGTAATGACAAGAAGTTTGCCGAGATGAAGGCGGTGTTGCCGGAGATCGAGCGAATGGATATTGATTTGCCTGAAATCCAAGCAATGGATTCTCAAGCGATTATTCGAGCAAAGCTGCAAGAGGCATTACGACATACGGATGGAGAATGCATCGTGGAGGATACTTCCGTTTCTTTGGAGTGTTTGAATGGGCTTCCCGGACCGTTGATTAAGTGGTTTTTGTTGAAGATGGGTATTGAGGGATTAGCATCGATGGCGGAAAAGCTCGGAAATGATCGTGCGATAGCGACTGTTGTTATTGGTTACGCAAAGAATGCTGATGAAGTGATGTTCTTTGAGGGCTCGATTCCTGGGAGAATTGTTCAGCCGAGAGGTGATCGTTCTTTTGGTTGGGATCCGATTTTTTTACCGGATGGATTTGATCAGACGTTTGCCGAGATGGGAGTCGAGGAAAAGAGTGCTGTTAGTATGCGCAGGATAGCCGCGGAAAAGCTCGCCAAGCATTTACAGCAGTAA